One part of the [Pantoea] beijingensis genome encodes these proteins:
- the sctV gene encoding type III secretion system export apparatus subunit SctV has product MNTLFNLLNKIAISAMQRSEIVGAAIALAIVFMLIIPLPLPLIDVLIAVNISLSSLLIVLAMYLPKPLAFSTFPAVLLLTTMFRMALSISTTRQILLQQNAGHIVQAFGDFVVGGNLAVGLVVFLILTVVNFLVITKGSERVAEVAARFTLDAMPGKQMSIDSDLRAGMINVQQAKNRREDLAKESQLFGAMDGAMKFVKGDAISGLVILFINMIGGFCIGVLQLGMEAGDAMHTYSILTIGDGLIAQIPALLISLTAGMIITRVSGNEEIKSNNIGREITDQLTSQPKAWIISSFGMLCFALLPGMPTVIFIILAAITCTTGSFQLWRASKQAVQVVREQVENITPDMNGSEDIRSFNPARYFVLSFPAARHGDPIVDKITEGVRRLRNRIVYRYGFTLPSFHVEYIPTQPEDEFRFSIYEIPKITATLSNDRYAVEAGLLTEEQRNDTDGRTPGIERRNESQFLWFGDGDSLRQQTEIKVWSASELLLERMEQALFANSSRFIGLQETRSILNWLEAEHAELAQEFQRILPLPRLSAVLQRLVAERVSLRSVRGITESLIEHGQHERDINLLVDQVRIDIKEQICHQYASEGGISVWLLTPETEEILRDSLRQTQNDTFFALEQQQHTQLLEYFKDLFPLFEPLSGVLLTAQDLRSPLRMLIQDEFNHVPVLSFAELQFDLSVNVLGRIELNTSSESFNA; this is encoded by the coding sequence ATGAATACCCTATTTAACCTGCTAAATAAAATTGCCATCAGCGCAATGCAGCGCTCAGAAATTGTCGGTGCAGCTATTGCACTGGCGATCGTATTCATGCTGATTATTCCGTTACCTCTGCCGTTGATCGATGTGCTGATTGCCGTCAATATCAGTCTGTCTTCACTGCTGATCGTACTGGCAATGTACTTGCCGAAGCCGCTGGCTTTTTCAACCTTCCCGGCGGTGCTGCTGCTAACCACCATGTTCCGTATGGCGCTCTCTATCTCCACCACCCGCCAAATTTTGCTGCAACAGAACGCCGGGCATATCGTACAGGCGTTTGGCGACTTCGTGGTCGGTGGTAACCTCGCCGTGGGCCTGGTGGTGTTTTTAATTCTTACCGTGGTCAACTTTCTGGTCATTACCAAAGGCTCCGAGCGCGTGGCGGAAGTGGCAGCGCGCTTCACCCTTGACGCCATGCCAGGCAAACAGATGTCTATCGACAGCGATCTGCGTGCCGGCATGATTAACGTACAGCAGGCGAAAAATCGCCGCGAAGACTTAGCTAAAGAGAGCCAGCTGTTCGGCGCCATGGACGGTGCGATGAAGTTCGTAAAAGGCGACGCCATCTCCGGCCTGGTTATCCTGTTTATCAACATGATCGGCGGCTTTTGTATTGGCGTCTTGCAACTGGGTATGGAGGCAGGCGATGCCATGCATACCTACTCCATTTTGACCATTGGCGATGGCCTGATTGCTCAGATCCCTGCTCTGCTTATCTCGCTGACCGCCGGGATGATCATCACCCGCGTCTCCGGCAACGAGGAGATTAAAAGCAACAATATTGGTCGCGAAATTACCGATCAACTGACTAGCCAACCCAAAGCATGGATTATCTCCTCCTTTGGTATGTTGTGTTTTGCCCTGCTGCCGGGAATGCCCACGGTTATTTTTATTATCCTTGCGGCCATCACCTGTACAACCGGTTCATTCCAGCTATGGCGCGCAAGCAAGCAAGCTGTACAGGTCGTGCGCGAACAAGTTGAGAATATCACCCCGGATATGAACGGCAGCGAAGATATACGTTCCTTCAATCCCGCACGCTATTTTGTACTCAGCTTTCCGGCAGCACGCCATGGCGACCCGATAGTCGATAAGATAACGGAAGGCGTGCGACGCCTGCGTAACCGTATCGTCTACCGCTACGGCTTTACCCTGCCGTCGTTCCATGTGGAATATATCCCCACGCAGCCGGAAGATGAATTTCGTTTTAGCATATATGAAATTCCTAAGATAACCGCCACCCTGAGCAACGATCGCTACGCGGTTGAGGCTGGCTTGCTGACGGAAGAACAGCGTAACGACACCGATGGTCGCACTCCTGGGATCGAGCGCCGCAACGAAAGCCAGTTCCTGTGGTTTGGTGACGGTGACAGCCTGCGACAACAAACAGAAATTAAGGTGTGGAGCGCCTCGGAGCTGCTACTTGAACGTATGGAACAGGCGCTATTTGCCAACAGCTCACGCTTCATTGGCTTACAGGAGACTCGCTCCATTCTGAACTGGCTGGAGGCCGAGCACGCTGAACTGGCACAGGAATTTCAGCGTATCCTGCCACTGCCACGCCTTTCCGCTGTGTTGCAGCGTCTGGTCGCCGAGCGCGTTTCCCTGCGTTCGGTGCGTGGCATTACCGAATCGTTGATTGAACACGGTCAGCACGAACGCGACATCAATCTGCTCGTCGATCAGGTGCGTATCGATATTAAAGAGCAAATTTGCCATCAGTATGCGAGTGAAGGCGGCATATCAGTCTGGCTGCTTACCCCTGAAACCGAAGAGATCCTACGTGACAGCCTGCGTCAGACACAGAATGACACCTTTTTCGCTCTGGAGCAGCAGCAGCACACTCAATTACTGGAATATTTTAAAGATCTCTTCCCGCTCTTTGAACCGCTGTCTGGCGTGCTGCTAACGGCACAGGACTTGCGCAGCCCACTGCGCATGTTGATTCAGGATGAGTTCAACCATGTACCGGTTCTGTCGTTTGCCGAGCTGCAGTTTGACCTGTCGGTTAACGTGCTGGGCCGTATTGAGCTGAATACTTCATCCGAATCCTTCAACGCATAA
- a CDS encoding FHA domain-containing protein, which yields MYELRVLNGLHEGAALPLSGNLWWIGNTVESDLQLCDNGIKARHCQLVRQDDQSWLLLAEEGIVCNREGERQTIPLSIVPGEIFTLNGVWICLEAAETEWSGNQIIPQPQVQTAIKPVQPVQQDRQEPIGEQIAAMVPAKKSLFKRLLPPWTQITAVSLLLLFAITVTSWILQPGIAEQSTETTTQLSKPHLDNNVAIRTVVEHMLRERQLNGVVKIDTSKKSVILRGSLPKDQLPVVQRMVDNVEKNYHLGVPLINDTEARATTLPFRITQITDGSKANIVTEDGQRLFIGDEHSGFRLVRISTNEVQFRGQDNNDITVNW from the coding sequence ATGTATGAGCTCAGAGTCTTAAATGGTCTTCATGAAGGTGCCGCGCTTCCCCTCAGTGGCAACCTTTGGTGGATAGGGAATACGGTCGAGAGTGACCTGCAACTGTGTGACAACGGTATCAAAGCGCGCCACTGTCAACTGGTACGGCAGGATGATCAATCATGGCTACTTCTGGCCGAAGAAGGCATCGTATGTAACCGCGAAGGCGAACGCCAAACCATCCCATTGAGTATTGTGCCAGGCGAAATTTTCACACTCAACGGCGTGTGGATCTGCCTTGAAGCCGCAGAAACCGAATGGTCTGGCAACCAGATCATCCCCCAACCGCAAGTACAAACTGCGATCAAGCCTGTCCAGCCCGTACAACAGGATCGGCAAGAGCCGATAGGCGAACAAATCGCGGCGATGGTACCGGCGAAAAAATCACTGTTCAAACGCCTGTTGCCACCGTGGACACAGATAACCGCAGTCTCACTGCTGCTGCTGTTTGCTATCACCGTGACCAGTTGGATCCTCCAGCCGGGCATCGCCGAACAAAGCACCGAGACCACCACACAACTCAGCAAACCACATCTTGACAACAACGTTGCTATACGAACGGTGGTGGAACACATGTTGCGCGAACGTCAGTTGAACGGTGTGGTGAAAATCGATACGTCAAAGAAAAGCGTTATCCTGCGCGGTTCGCTACCTAAAGATCAATTGCCGGTCGTGCAACGGATGGTCGATAACGTAGAGAAAAACTATCACTTGGGTGTGCCACTGATCAACGACACCGAAGCGCGTGCCACCACGCTGCCGTTTCGCATCACTCAAATCACCGATGGCAGCAAAGCCAACATCGTCACTGAGGATGGCCAACGCCTGTTTATCGGCGATGAACATAGCGGCTTCCGCTTAGTGCGTATCAGTACCAACGAAGTGCAGTTCAGAGGCCAGGACAACAACGACATCACGGTGAACTGGTAA
- a CDS encoding FliI/YscN family ATPase — translation MVMDAIKALDNWYQQRSQALRAVSAVTASGKITGINGILLESSLPQARIGDLCRVSRSGDDEMMAEVVGFNPNHTLLSALGPLDGVAQGAKVVPLFQPHSIAVSEALLGSVLDGFGRAIDDDSISAFALSSEHANTTPVLGDAPSPTDRPRIDTALTTGIRAIDGLLTIGVGQRVGVFAGAGCGKTTLLAELARNTPCDVIVFGLIGERGRELREFLDHELDAKLRSRTVLVCSTSDRSSMERARAAFTATSIAEAFRDSGKSVLLIIDSLTRFARAQREIGLALGEPPGRGGLPPSVYTLLPGLLERAGKTSKGSITALYSVLIEQDSMNDPVADEVRSLIDGHIVLARRLAERGHYPAIDILASLSRTMSSVVDPSQMQDASLVRQLMSSYQQVEMLIRLGEYQPGNDAMVDAAVQAQGAINAYLRQAGRSPTAFEDVRYALAEVSRYAPTH, via the coding sequence CTGGTAATGGACGCGATCAAGGCACTGGACAACTGGTACCAGCAACGTTCGCAGGCGCTGAGGGCCGTTTCGGCAGTCACCGCCAGCGGTAAAATTACCGGAATCAACGGCATTCTGCTGGAGAGCAGCTTGCCACAAGCACGTATTGGTGATTTATGCCGGGTGAGCCGCAGCGGCGATGATGAGATGATGGCTGAAGTCGTCGGCTTCAATCCGAATCACACCCTGCTGTCAGCGCTTGGCCCACTGGACGGCGTCGCACAGGGCGCCAAAGTGGTCCCCCTCTTTCAGCCACACAGCATCGCGGTGTCGGAAGCCCTGCTCGGCAGCGTACTCGACGGCTTTGGTCGTGCTATCGATGACGACAGCATTTCAGCCTTTGCGCTCTCCAGTGAACACGCTAACACCACGCCGGTATTGGGTGACGCTCCGTCGCCGACCGATCGTCCGCGTATCGACACCGCGTTGACCACCGGGATCCGCGCGATTGATGGCTTGCTGACGATTGGCGTTGGCCAACGCGTCGGCGTATTCGCCGGTGCAGGCTGTGGCAAAACGACGCTCCTGGCGGAACTGGCACGTAATACGCCGTGCGACGTCATCGTCTTTGGTTTGATCGGCGAGCGAGGCCGCGAACTTCGCGAGTTTCTCGATCATGAACTGGACGCCAAATTACGCAGCCGTACCGTACTGGTTTGTTCCACCTCGGACCGCAGCAGCATGGAGCGTGCCCGCGCTGCCTTTACGGCCACTTCTATTGCCGAAGCCTTCCGCGACAGCGGTAAAAGCGTATTACTGATCATCGATTCCCTGACTCGTTTTGCCCGTGCCCAGCGAGAAATTGGGCTGGCATTGGGTGAGCCGCCTGGACGCGGTGGCCTACCGCCTTCGGTCTATACTCTGTTGCCCGGTTTGCTGGAGCGTGCGGGGAAAACCTCAAAAGGATCCATTACCGCGCTCTATTCCGTGCTGATCGAGCAGGACTCAATGAATGACCCGGTGGCGGACGAAGTTCGATCGCTGATTGACGGGCACATTGTACTGGCACGTCGCCTGGCGGAGCGAGGTCACTATCCAGCCATTGATATCTTAGCCAGCCTGAGCCGTACCATGTCGAGCGTGGTGGATCCATCACAAATGCAGGATGCCTCACTGGTGCGCCAGTTGATGTCTTCTTATCAACAAGTCGAAATGCTCATTCGTCTGGGAGAATACCAACCTGGCAACGATGCGATGGTTGATGCCGCCGTACAGGCGCAGGGAGCGATTAACGCCTATTTACGTCAGGCGGGGCGTTCTCCTACCGCTTTCGAAGACGTCCGTTATGCTCTTGCTGAGGTAAGCCGCTATGCGCCGACACATTGA